The Mangrovivirga cuniculi genomic sequence TTAACGTTCTCCCATGCTTTTTTCATGTTTTCTACTGCATACGGGTTCTTCAGTTTTTTACCAAAAATATTTTCCTTTTCATCCTTTTTAAGGATATCCTCATCCTGGCAGGAATTAAATACCAGGGTCGCAAATAAACATAAGAATCCCAGGCGACAAATTCTTCTAATCATAGTTGATAAACTTTTTAATTATGTAAAAATGGAATTCCGCAATAAGGGTTATCCCAGAATTATTGTTTTGGTTGATGGCACCAAAAGTAATATTCACAATCTGAAAAGTCGGACTAATTGAGATATTTAGTCGTTAGTAAACGGAAGTAAGCGTTTGTTATCAGGCAATAGGAAGATAAACCCCTCTCTTATATTGATTCCTATCTTAAATAAAGTAGTCATTTTTTGTCTTACTATTGACGAGGCTGTCGCTTTTCAGGATCCTAGTGTCAAAACAATATTGCCCCGGAAAGCAGAGTGAGTGTGAGAATGAGAGCGGAGAATAATCATATTAAATTGGAGCTATAGAGATCTAATAATACTGATAGTTAAAAACTCCTTGCTCTCTGAGTCCTCTATGGTGAAATAAATAGCTTGCTGTTTTTTCTGCGATCTCTTCATCCTCTGTGGTGAAAAACCAAAACAGCTTGCTGTTCCTTCGTGTCCTTAGCGCCTTAGCGGTGTGTTTTTTCTTCGAGTCAAGGGTAATTCTGTTTATCTTTGAATCCTGTAAATTCAGATAAAGATAATTATTTCTCCTTCACTCTTATAAAATTTCGGTATCTGAATTAATTCTTTTTGTCCTAAATATCCTATGCCGGATTGGATCAACAAGATATAAAGCCAGGCCTACTTCGATCATAGGTAGAGATAATCTAATGAAGAGGTCTCCATATGCTATTCTCTCTGATTTAAATACTGATAGTAAGTCTATATTAAAAGCATTGGTTAAAATATAAAAGCTGATTAGAATAATAGCGAAGTATAGAAAGCAAAAAATCAAACATTGCATTTTTCCCCTAATCTTATGAATGATTAGTTGAATAATAAATCCAATAATTACAAAAAACGGAAGTAGACAAAGAAATAAAGGAGAATAAACCGATGAAGAATCTTCATGGAGGAAGGGCAAAATTGATAGAGTAATGATTAATGCCATAAGCAAAAAAGACGCTATTGTCGCACCTATATAAGTTAGTATATCAAAAAGTATTTTCATTAGTATAAAAAATTGATGTTGATAAATTCGGGGTAATAATAAGGTTTTTTTTTGTGGATTGAAAGAGGATTAAGATGGGAGAGTAGGGTGTTTGTTTAATGGTGAATTTTTCCTTTTTGAATCTTTAGATTAAATAGTGGATTATATCTTTTATCTCCTTTTTTCTTGATAAAAAATGGACCAAAAAATCAAGACAATATCGATCCTCCTAGCGCTCATTCCTGCCCACCCTCGGGATATTGCCATTCCTACCGCGCCCTTCTAAGTATCAACTTTTAAAAGATTGAGGCAAAGAATGTGAAATCTCCCTTTTTTCTATGTAAGACATTTAATTTCATTGAATCTGTAATTCTCTTTGATCCCTGCCGACTCGGTGTTACTTAATTCAAAAATCTTGATGTTTCCTCCTTGTTCTCTGTGCTCTCTGTGGTAAAACAAAACAGCTTGCTGTTTCCTTAGCGATCTCTGCGACTTTGCGGTGTATTTTTTCTTACGAGTCAAAGGCATTCCTCGTCGCCCTGGATCGTGTCTCCACAAACCGGTTGATTTGAAGAGATTCTTTTAAGAATGTGAAATATTTTTCTTTTAAATCTTCTATGTATGATGTTAAATATTCTTTCTCTTCATTTTTGTCTTGACACAAAAACGAAGCAAAAAAGTCAAGACACTATCAAATCTCCTGCCTCACAAATCTCCCCTCCCTCGTGATATTGTCATTCCTACCGCGCCCTTTTAAGTTGCATTTTATTAAAATGAAATAATTATAATTTTATTGATACTCGTTTTCCGAACCTATTGTGACAGCTTTTCTTTATGTCCTAAGCTTCCAGACGACGATCTCCATTCTTCGATGTCTGGATGAACTGTGACTATTAAGAAGAATTTCCACTGCGATTGATATTAAAACAGCTTGCTGTTTTCTCCGTGTTCTTTGCGTCCTCTGTGGTGAAAAAACAAAACAGCTTGCTGTTTCCTTTGCGATCTCTGCGTCTTTGCGGTGTATTTTTTTTCTTGCGAGTCGAGAGCAATCCTGTTAATCTTTTTTAATCATGGTCAATCCAAGTTCTCCAATTTCGAGTCAAGCATACCAATAACCAACAACATAATCTCCAATAACTATTCATCTAATCTCTAATAACTTTCACTGAATAGCCTTACACAAAATATAGACTGAATGAAGAATTTAAGTCTTAAATAAAACTCAAACCCCTATTGGAATATAGTCTTCAAACTAATACTTTTGTTTACTTCAACCATTACATTTTTTTACCATTGGAATACGCAAAAAGAGAAGATCGAAATAACCAGCGATCTAAGCAGCCCGATAAAAAAAACAATAAAGAAAAAACACTCCAGCTTCTAAAAACGGACGGATTTAGAGTTGGCAATGATGGTCCCCCACCGGGATCTCAGCCAAGGAAATCCTCTCTTTCTGGTGATGTAAAGCAGAAAATGGAAAGTTCTTTTGGCACTAGTTTTTCCGATGTGAACGTCCATAAAGATTCTCCGGAAGCAACTAATATGGGAGCAAAGGCTTTTGCTCAGGGAAATAACATCCATTTCGCGCCTGGTCAATACAACCCGGAAAGTATATCTGGCCAGAAATTGATCGGCCATGAACTCACCCATGTAGTGCAGCAGAGGCAAGGACGAGTAAAGGCTACTACTCAAGCTAAGGGAGCTCCGGTAAATGATGATCCAGCCCTGGAAAAAGAGGCGGATGAAATGGGAAATAAGGCTGCACAGTTTAAAGCCGGAGATCCTGTTCAGGAACCTAAAAGCGTAAATCAGTCTCAAAGTGGTTCCCAGGTTGTGCAGCGATTTGAAGCACCATTACATGAAAGTGCTTCACGTAATGCATTGACTGATAATGGAGACTTTTCGCAAGACGAAGCCAGTATGATCTACTATGGCAACTGGATGCGTGATGTCAACCAGGGCTTTGTACCATCTGCCATGGAAGTATTAGGAGCTGACACAGTTTATGCAATGCTTAATTATGTGGCATATCAAAAATTTGGAAAGGCACCTACCTCAGAGCAAATGGGGTTTTACATTTTATCAGAACACCTGGATAGTCCAGTCGGTGCCATCAAAGACTCAGAATATAGTAGTACCCCTCCTAAGATCAGTCCTGAACTGGAATCTGCAGATTATGTAAACCCGGAAAAGTCAGCTCCGGTACCTAACCATTTAAAAACAAAAGTCCCTTCTACCGAACCAGATGCTAAAGCAGTTTCAGGAAGCGACATGGGGATTTTTGATGTAGATAGCTCAGGGGTAATGGGATATATCAGGCGTACGAACCAACATGTGGAAAAAAGATTGACTCTGGCAGCTGAAAAAGGCAGAAACGAAGAAGGTTTTTTACATTTTGGAGCGGCAATGCATGCTATTGAAGATTTATTTGCCCATTCAAACTATGTGGAAATAGCGGCAGAAGAAATGCTTAATAGCGAGATGAAAGGCACCTTTCCTGAATTAGAAAATATGGAGGGTAAAATAGAAATTCAGTCTTTTAGTCCGGAAGTAGAAGTACCTGGTACTACAGCAGGAAGTAAAGATAAACGAAAAGTACTTGCAACGGGCTCGTTTTCATCTTTGGATACAGTAGAATCTGTTGGGCACGAAATGGTCCATATGCTGAGGCAGCCACCTAAATATCCGGCTAGCATAGATGAAATTAAGGCCATGAATAAGTTTATGGAAAGTTTAAGCTCACAAATCGATGGGGGCATATCAAATGAACAAAACGAAGCCATACTAAAAAAACATTTGGGCTTCGGATATGGTATTGCTAAATCATTCGCAGAAAATATAGGTTTTACTACTCTTCTTCAGGGTAGTAATAGGGTTATGGAATATCTATATTCTAACTATCCTGATGAAATTAGTGATGCACTATATGAAATGAGTTTATTGGTTCACCAAAATGCAATGCTCCCTATAGCTGATCAGGTTGACTCTCTTGTTCTGGAAAGCAATGTTGCAAACACAAGTATGGTAGAGGTCTTGGAATCAAGCCAGCGAATAAAGGCTAATAATGGAGAATTAAATGATTATGTTCAGCCCACAATGGAAAGGTTAGGGCAAGACAAAAATCTGGAAAAATCCCGTCTGGAAGAGGCTACTAAAAGAAGTGAAATATTAGAAAACACTCCTGCAAAGGCAGTGGCCGGCCCTTCTCACTCTCAAATCTCCAAAGACCATAAAAACAGTGTATTCTTTGGTTTAGGATTTAAGCTCGCAGTAGAAGCTGATAAAATGATCAAAGATAAAATACTGGCAGCATGGGGTAGCAAGAAAGCTAATGTTGGTTATCAGGATAGCCTGACAAAGCAACGCAATAATAATGCTGATGAGAATTTAGAAATGGGAAAGGAGATACTGACTCAAGGTTATGCCACTGGTAAAAAACCGGATTTACAAGCTAATATTAATGAAACTGCAGAGTCTCTTAAAGAGGTAGCTGATTTATTAGTTGCCTTGGATCAATCTCCAGCACATGCACGCGCCTATTTAAAAGGAAAACAAGAGCTAATCGCATCCTCGGAAATAGATGGAAGTAACCCTTATATTGGTAATAAATTGAATCAGATACTAAATGTTGCTAATAGTGGCCTGGTTTCTGTTCAACAACCACTAAGATCGTTTGAGTTTGAAGAGGCTGCCCGGGATCTTAATAATTTAGCTTTAAGGACTAAAAAAGCAAAAACACTACAGGAAAGAGAAGCTATTTACCTGGAGCTCACCACGTTAAGAATGCAATTCATCCAGCATATTACGACCATTCAAACTGATCCATCCTTTACCGGCAATAAATTAACATATGCAACCGTATTGACTGCAATGGATAGGGCAATAGCAGCGAATGCACCAAGCTTTACAACCCATCAGGTAAATGTACTAGAAGGAAAGGAAAAATTAACTGGAATGGATGATTCTCTGCAAGGAGATTTAAAAGTCAATTCTTTTAAAATGGGTAATCAAAAAACCGGAGATACGAAAATAGATGATTTAATCAATACCAGCAGGCAGATCATCGACCATCCAAAAGAAAATGATTGGTGGAAGCCGATTATGAGAGAATACATCAGTGCAAATAAACAGGTATTAAAAGACTTTATTAAAGCTAGAAATATGGGATATGCAACTTTTAGAAGCAATCATTAATATTGTTTCAATGTTCTATCCTTATACCTCATCTTAATTAAATGGTAACTTCCTATATTTATAAAAGGATATAAAAGTCTTATTGAGGTTTATAATTTTTCATATACGATATCAAGAGATGAATCGATTCTAAATTCTTCGTAGGAATTCTCTAGTATCGGTTCTCCATTAACATTAAACACATTCATAGATGGCCCATCACAAAAATAAAACTTACCATTAACTACTTCGATTGAATTAAACTTTAAAGGAATAACTTCATTGCCTGACTGATCAACGCAACCAATTTCACCATCCTTCATCACCTTTGCCAAACCGTTTTGATCGAAGAAGAAAGCTTGATCATAAATATTATCAACTTTGACAACTCCATTTTGACCAAGGTATCCATATTTACCCTCTAATCTGAAAGCTGCTCTACCATATTTAAATGAATTAATCCAAGAATATATAGGATCTACTATTTTAGTTCCATTTTGATTAATCAAACCATAAAACATTTCATCATCCCTTTTAATTCCGAATACCGCTCTTCCTTCAGAAAAAAAACTGATGTAAGCAAAATCCTCAGGAAGTTTAAGAATTGTTTTATTGTTTCGGTTAACATACTTGAATCCCTCTTCTGATTTATAAGGTAAAACATTTATTTCTCCAACTATATTTAATGGATAGCTTAAGTTCTCCTCTAATATTTTTTTTCCTGCCAGAATATCAATTAGAATTGTTTTACCCCCAATTTCTGCGAAAACCTCATTGTATAAAACTTTACTTTTATAAAAATCAAAAATGACGTTTGGCAAAATCATGGTATAGTTAAACGAAACTATAACATTATTAGACTCATCTATCACTCCGAATCTTGTATTATTTTTAGCAATATACCTATTGATATAAGCAACATTAATATTTTCATACTCAAACGGCACCATCACTTTCCCCTCATCATTAACCAGGCCCCATTTTTCATCTTTCACAGCTATAAATCGGCTTTCGTTGGAAGGATCTTCTTCTAACTTTTCATACACAGGCTTCACTAATATTTCACCATCTTTATTCATAGCACCAACACCTGTGCTAACCTTATAAAGTATGTGATTGAAATTATTTGTAAACTCAGCTTCAATTGCTTCGAAAATAAATATTTCCTTGCCTCTATTATTCACCACCACATGTTGGCGCATTTCACCCTTGGCTTTGGTAGAATCTTTTAGGAAAGTAACTATTGCCAAATCATCTGTTACTGAAAGACAGTTGGCATACTGAGGTTCCACTATCCATTTCTCCATGCCATTTATCAATCCCCATTTACCCTCCTGCTTTACCCAGATCTTTAATGCTTTTTTCTCCTTTTTAGATTGCGCTTCCAGAACAGAACAACCTGAACATAATATGATAATTAGTAGTAAGTACTGAAAAAATGAGTGCCTCATAAATAATTAAAAATGCTAAAATCAAATATAAGTGATTAAATAGATAAATGGTCGTTTCGAGTTTTCAAATATGAAGTTTGAAATACGAAAAAGTCACTATTCCTGCTATAAAAATTGCTTGAATAAAATATCTACAACAGTGCAGAGTTGCCTCCAACTGAAGAATGGACTATATATTTTATGTGAAAGATTCCTCTCCATAAAGGATTCGGAATGACGAATAGATTTACACAGCAGACATATTAGGTAGCCTATGTAAGTAATCACTAATAACCAATCTACCGATATCTAATAACTAACTACCCCACATACTCAACTAATTTCTTAGCTATTGCATCCAGTTCTTCGTCGATTTCGCTTTGGGAGATGTAATTCAGTGCATCTTCTTTTAACATAGCCATGTTTTCCTGAGAGGCATTATCCATTGCAGAATCTGCCGTCAACCGTTTTGGAGTCAATCGATGATAGTTATTTCTGTCTGACTTATTATTCAGTGTGTCATAGATCTGGCATAGGTGATGGTCAACCGTCTGTGAATTTCCATCCATCATAA encodes the following:
- a CDS encoding eCIS core domain-containing protein — protein: MEYAKREDRNNQRSKQPDKKNNKEKTLQLLKTDGFRVGNDGPPPGSQPRKSSLSGDVKQKMESSFGTSFSDVNVHKDSPEATNMGAKAFAQGNNIHFAPGQYNPESISGQKLIGHELTHVVQQRQGRVKATTQAKGAPVNDDPALEKEADEMGNKAAQFKAGDPVQEPKSVNQSQSGSQVVQRFEAPLHESASRNALTDNGDFSQDEASMIYYGNWMRDVNQGFVPSAMEVLGADTVYAMLNYVAYQKFGKAPTSEQMGFYILSEHLDSPVGAIKDSEYSSTPPKISPELESADYVNPEKSAPVPNHLKTKVPSTEPDAKAVSGSDMGIFDVDSSGVMGYIRRTNQHVEKRLTLAAEKGRNEEGFLHFGAAMHAIEDLFAHSNYVEIAAEEMLNSEMKGTFPELENMEGKIEIQSFSPEVEVPGTTAGSKDKRKVLATGSFSSLDTVESVGHEMVHMLRQPPKYPASIDEIKAMNKFMESLSSQIDGGISNEQNEAILKKHLGFGYGIAKSFAENIGFTTLLQGSNRVMEYLYSNYPDEISDALYEMSLLVHQNAMLPIADQVDSLVLESNVANTSMVEVLESSQRIKANNGELNDYVQPTMERLGQDKNLEKSRLEEATKRSEILENTPAKAVAGPSHSQISKDHKNSVFFGLGFKLAVEADKMIKDKILAAWGSKKANVGYQDSLTKQRNNNADENLEMGKEILTQGYATGKKPDLQANINETAESLKEVADLLVALDQSPAHARAYLKGKQELIASSEIDGSNPYIGNKLNQILNVANSGLVSVQQPLRSFEFEEAARDLNNLALRTKKAKTLQEREAIYLELTTLRMQFIQHITTIQTDPSFTGNKLTYATVLTAMDRAIAANAPSFTTHQVNVLEGKEKLTGMDDSLQGDLKVNSFKMGNQKTGDTKIDDLINTSRQIIDHPKENDWWKPIMREYISANKQVLKDFIKARNMGYATFRSNH
- a CDS encoding WG repeat-containing protein gives rise to the protein MRHSFFQYLLLIIILCSGCSVLEAQSKKEKKALKIWVKQEGKWGLINGMEKWIVEPQYANCLSVTDDLAIVTFLKDSTKAKGEMRQHVVVNNRGKEIFIFEAIEAEFTNNFNHILYKVSTGVGAMNKDGEILVKPVYEKLEEDPSNESRFIAVKDEKWGLVNDEGKVMVPFEYENINVAYINRYIAKNNTRFGVIDESNNVIVSFNYTMILPNVIFDFYKSKVLYNEVFAEIGGKTILIDILAGKKILEENLSYPLNIVGEINVLPYKSEEGFKYVNRNNKTILKLPEDFAYISFFSEGRAVFGIKRDDEMFYGLINQNGTKIVDPIYSWINSFKYGRAAFRLEGKYGYLGQNGVVKVDNIYDQAFFFDQNGLAKVMKDGEIGCVDQSGNEVIPLKFNSIEVVNGKFYFCDGPSMNVFNVNGEPILENSYEEFRIDSSLDIVYEKL